CCAATCTCAAGAGATAGAAAGGCATCAAGACAAGCATACTGAACCTGAGCACAAGTGAGCCACTCATTGTCCCAGCGACTCATCGTAATGTTCCTCGGCTTCTCAATCTGCTTTCCAAGCACCTCCCAAGCCAATTGCATCAACCCAGCATTCCTCAGTTGCATCGTCCCCAACTCCTCCACGGCCAGGAGCTGAAGATCAACCACATAGGCTACTTCCAGCCCATAATCGTCAAGGAGCTTTTCGACGTCGCTCTTAATCCCAACGCCCACAAACGTGAAATCCGTTCGGCCCAGAAAATCAACCAGAGATTGAGGAATGTAGGGGGCGTGGATGAGTTGGAAGATGAGGCAGTGGCGACCCACGCAAAGTTGCAGAGTGGCGACAGGGTTCTGGACATGGCGATTGAAGCTGGGGCGCCACTCAAGATCAAGTCCAACGACGAGACGCTGAAGGCCTCGGCGATGGATACGGTAGATATCGGAAATCCAGGAGTCGACCATGGAA
This genomic interval from Juglans regia cultivar Chandler chromosome 3, Walnut 2.0, whole genome shotgun sequence contains the following:
- the LOC109015559 gene encoding Werner Syndrome-like exonuclease, which gives rise to MAISIFDHELPFDTHNLYDVSFDSDQIRTLLTRCPSMVDSWISDIYRIHRRGLQRLVVGLDLEWRPSFNRHVQNPVATLQLCVGRHCLIFQLIHAPYIPQSLVDFLGRTDFTFVGVGIKSDVEKLLDDYGLEVAYVVDLQLLAVEELGTMQLRNAGLMQLAWEVLGKQIEKPRNITMSRWDNEWLTCAQVQYACLDAFLSLEIGRHLNAAG